The following proteins come from a genomic window of Achromobacter sp. AONIH1:
- a CDS encoding TIGR03751 family conjugal transfer lipoprotein, with translation MRRIWIESAAILCAVLVLGGCATSKDKLLPHGDHTMLDVWNQETGGSAGGGQAARQLLDARQDLRRPLTEADVQAVPAAAAAYTRTAANEIYRQFRRLPNPDLVMYVFPHLAGTDPVPVPGYTTVFPLYQRVQYAMPGERLEDY, from the coding sequence ATGCGTCGGATTTGGATTGAATCGGCCGCGATCCTGTGCGCGGTCCTGGTGCTGGGCGGCTGCGCCACCAGCAAGGACAAGTTGCTGCCGCACGGCGATCACACCATGCTCGACGTGTGGAATCAGGAGACGGGCGGCAGCGCCGGTGGTGGGCAGGCAGCGCGGCAACTGCTCGATGCACGCCAGGACTTGCGCCGGCCGCTGACCGAGGCCGACGTGCAGGCGGTGCCCGCCGCCGCTGCCGCCTACACGCGCACCGCGGCCAACGAGATTTACCGCCAGTTCCGACGCCTGCCGAACCCGGACCTAGTGATGTACGTGTTCCCGCACCTGGCCGGCACCGACCCGGTGCCCGTGCCCGGCTACACCACCGTGTTCCCGCTCTACCAGCGCGTGCAGTACGCGATGCCTGGCGAGCGCCTGGAGGACTACTGA